Proteins encoded in a region of the Streptomyces sp. NBC_00310 genome:
- the dapA gene encoding 4-hydroxy-tetrahydrodipicolinate synthase produces MKFRSDPSAIRGSIAPAITPFTSDGAVDHDSLRALIRFQLESGSHGISLGGSTGEPSAQSVAERIAGMRTAVEEIDDRVPFLPGTGSHKLDETLELTAAAAELGADAALVITPYYARPTQEALYQWYATVAQEFPDLPIVAYNVPSRTAVDIAPETVKRLFTDFENFVGVKETTKDFEHFSRVLHACGRSLLVWSGIELLCLPLLALGGAGFVSAVANLAPGAVARMYELWEAGDFDGARDLHYRLHPLVDLLFVETNPAPAKWVLHQQGRIESPHVRPPLTSPTDAGLSKIRALLREGGDLTQQIGAVQ; encoded by the coding sequence ATGAAATTCCGCAGCGACCCGTCCGCCATCCGCGGCTCCATCGCTCCCGCCATCACCCCCTTCACCTCGGACGGAGCCGTCGACCACGACAGCCTGCGCGCGCTGATCCGCTTCCAGCTGGAGTCCGGTTCGCACGGCATCTCGCTGGGCGGCTCCACCGGCGAGCCCAGCGCGCAGAGCGTGGCCGAACGGATCGCGGGGATGCGGACGGCGGTCGAGGAGATCGACGACCGCGTCCCGTTCCTGCCCGGGACCGGATCACACAAGCTCGACGAGACCCTAGAACTCACCGCCGCCGCAGCGGAGTTGGGCGCCGACGCCGCGCTCGTCATCACGCCGTACTACGCGCGCCCCACGCAGGAGGCGTTGTACCAGTGGTACGCGACCGTCGCACAGGAGTTCCCGGACCTGCCGATCGTCGCCTACAACGTGCCCTCGCGCACGGCCGTCGACATCGCGCCCGAGACGGTGAAGCGGCTGTTCACCGACTTCGAGAACTTCGTGGGCGTCAAGGAGACCACCAAGGACTTCGAGCACTTCTCGCGCGTGTTGCACGCCTGCGGGCGCTCACTGCTCGTCTGGTCGGGCATCGAGCTGCTGTGCCTGCCGCTTCTCGCGCTCGGCGGTGCGGGTTTCGTCTCGGCCGTCGCGAACCTGGCGCCCGGTGCGGTGGCTCGGATGTACGAGCTGTGGGAGGCGGGCGATTTCGACGGTGCCCGCGATCTCCACTACCGCCTGCACCCGCTCGTCGACCTCCTGTTCGTCGAGACGAACCCGGCGCCGGCGAAGTGGGTGCTGCACCAGCAGGGACGTATCGAGTCACCCCATGTCCGCCCGCCGCTCACCTCCCCCACCGACGCGGGCCTGTCCAAGATCCGCGCGCTGCTCCGCGAGGGCGGAGACCTCACCCAGCAGATCGGAGCCGTGCAGTGA
- the hpaB gene encoding 4-hydroxyphenylacetate 3-monooxygenase, oxygenase component: MAARTGKEFLDRLSQSRPTVHIQGETLTGGIQEHPAFRNVVRTYAELYDLQHSDEHKDVLTYASPTSGEPVGTSFLTPRTPDDLVKRRKAFKVWADHGNGMLGRTGDYMNSSLMALASAADWFAQANPAFGENIRRYYEKAREEDLLCTHTLIPPQVNRAVAGTQQAGGKLAARIVKEDDNGVVIRGARMLATIAPFADEMLVFPSTVLRGTPEDKPYSYAFAIPNDTPGLRYIAREPLDYDRPRHDHPLASRFEESDCVVVFDDVHVPFERCFALGDAELCNGFYSQTSSVVHMTHQVVTRTTAKTEYILGLVTLLTEAIGIEQFQHVQEDIAEIITTLETLRAFLRAAEADAEVNEYGVLTPAWAPLNAARNLYPKLYQRFPQILRKLGASGLMATPTELDITGPAAADIEAYLQSATLTGAERVKLFRLVWDTCISAFSSRQALYEYYFFGDPVRMAGAYVKSYDREPYKAKVQDFLNQRSLERS; the protein is encoded by the coding sequence ATGGCCGCACGCACCGGCAAGGAATTCCTCGATCGCCTCTCCCAGTCCCGCCCCACCGTGCACATCCAGGGCGAGACGCTCACCGGAGGAATTCAGGAACACCCCGCTTTCCGCAACGTGGTGCGCACCTACGCCGAGCTGTACGACCTCCAGCACAGCGACGAACACAAGGACGTCCTCACGTACGCCTCCCCCACCTCCGGTGAGCCGGTCGGCACGTCCTTCCTCACTCCGCGCACACCCGACGATCTCGTCAAGCGCCGTAAGGCGTTCAAGGTGTGGGCCGACCATGGCAACGGCATGCTGGGCCGCACCGGCGACTACATGAACAGCTCCCTGATGGCGCTCGCCTCGGCCGCCGACTGGTTCGCCCAGGCCAATCCCGCCTTCGGCGAGAACATCCGCCGCTACTACGAGAAGGCCCGCGAAGAGGATCTGCTGTGCACGCACACGCTGATCCCGCCGCAGGTCAACCGGGCGGTGGCGGGCACCCAGCAGGCGGGCGGCAAACTCGCGGCACGCATCGTGAAGGAGGACGACAACGGCGTGGTGATCCGCGGGGCGCGCATGCTCGCCACCATCGCCCCCTTCGCCGACGAGATGCTCGTCTTCCCCTCGACCGTGCTCCGCGGCACGCCCGAGGACAAGCCGTACTCGTACGCCTTCGCCATCCCCAACGACACCCCCGGCCTGCGCTACATCGCCCGCGAGCCCCTCGACTACGACCGCCCGCGCCACGACCACCCCCTCGCCTCCCGCTTCGAGGAATCGGACTGTGTGGTCGTCTTCGACGACGTGCACGTGCCCTTCGAACGCTGCTTCGCCCTCGGTGACGCCGAGCTGTGCAACGGCTTCTACTCCCAGACGTCCTCCGTGGTGCACATGACCCACCAGGTCGTCACCCGCACCACCGCCAAGACCGAGTACATCCTGGGACTGGTGACCCTGCTCACGGAGGCCATCGGCATCGAGCAGTTCCAGCACGTCCAGGAGGACATCGCCGAGATCATCACCACCCTGGAGACGCTGCGCGCCTTCCTGCGCGCGGCGGAAGCCGACGCCGAGGTCAACGAGTACGGGGTGCTGACCCCGGCCTGGGCCCCCCTCAACGCCGCCCGCAACCTCTACCCCAAGCTGTACCAGCGCTTCCCGCAGATCCTGCGCAAGCTCGGCGCCTCCGGCCTGATGGCCACCCCGACCGAACTGGACATCACCGGCCCGGCGGCCGCCGACATCGAGGCCTACCTCCAGTCGGCCACCCTCACCGGCGCCGAGCGCGTGAAGCTCTTCCGTCTCGTCTGGGACACCTGCATCTCCGCCTTCTCCAGCCGCCAGGCCCTGTACGAGTACTACTTCTTCGGTGACCCTGTCCGGATGGCGGGCGCGTACGTGAAGTCGTACGACCGTGAGCCGTACAAGGCGAAGGTCCAGGACTTCCTGAATCAGCGCAGCCTGGAGCGCTCCTGA
- a CDS encoding fumarylacetoacetate hydrolase family protein, with amino-acid sequence MTHPLGNPPSKIIAVHLNYPSRARERGRIPAQPSYFLKPPSSLAGTKEAIVRPEGCELLGFEGEIALVVGGRAQRVRPEDGWAHVRWVTAANDAGVYDLRYADRGSNLRSKGADGFTPIGPRLLDARQLDPAALRLRTWVNGELVQDDTTDTLLFPFGQLVADLSRLVTLEPGDVILTGTPAGASVVSPGDTVEVEVTGGGQSTGRLRNPIASGPALETYGAMPRTDAAEREAAHGAAFTPEPPPATAGRCPQLDERVEDGLRSVAVATLSAQLRGRGLPHMSIDGVRPARPDTKMVGVAHTLRYLPLREDLFKRYGNGMNAQKRAVEQLRPGHVLVMDARRDTSAGTLGDILALRAQQRGAAGVVTDGGLRDSVAVTELGLPVYHGGAHPSVLGRRHVPWDTGVPIACGGALVQPGDLLVGDADGVVVVPPDLAEDLITDCREQEQKERFITEQVRAGHGIDGLYPLGPDWHEMYERWRKQHSTQGEPT; translated from the coding sequence ATGACGCACCCCCTGGGGAACCCTCCGTCGAAGATCATCGCTGTTCACCTCAACTATCCCAGCCGGGCCAGGGAGCGCGGCCGGATCCCGGCCCAGCCCTCCTACTTCCTCAAGCCCCCCTCGTCGCTGGCGGGCACCAAGGAGGCCATCGTCCGCCCGGAGGGGTGTGAACTGCTCGGGTTCGAGGGCGAGATCGCCCTGGTCGTCGGCGGCCGGGCCCAGCGGGTGCGGCCGGAGGACGGCTGGGCGCACGTGCGGTGGGTGACCGCCGCGAACGACGCCGGGGTCTACGACCTGCGGTATGCCGACCGCGGCTCCAACCTCCGCTCCAAGGGCGCCGACGGATTCACGCCGATCGGGCCGCGGCTGCTGGACGCCCGCCAACTCGACCCGGCCGCACTTCGGTTGCGTACCTGGGTCAACGGCGAACTCGTACAGGACGACACCACCGACACCCTCCTTTTCCCCTTCGGACAGCTCGTCGCCGATCTGTCGAGACTGGTCACCCTGGAGCCCGGGGACGTCATCCTTACGGGCACTCCGGCCGGCGCGTCCGTCGTCTCCCCCGGCGACACGGTGGAGGTCGAGGTCACCGGCGGCGGACAGTCCACCGGGCGGCTACGCAACCCCATCGCCTCCGGGCCCGCCCTGGAGACGTACGGCGCGATGCCGAGGACGGACGCGGCCGAACGCGAGGCCGCCCACGGAGCCGCGTTCACCCCCGAGCCTCCCCCAGCTACCGCTGGGAGGTGCCCCCAGCTCGACGAACGCGTCGAGGACGGACTGCGTTCGGTCGCGGTCGCCACACTCAGCGCGCAGTTGCGGGGGCGCGGACTGCCGCACATGTCCATCGACGGGGTACGTCCCGCACGGCCGGACACGAAGATGGTCGGCGTCGCCCACACGCTGCGCTACCTGCCGCTGCGTGAGGACCTGTTCAAGCGGTACGGCAACGGCATGAACGCCCAGAAGCGGGCCGTCGAGCAGCTGCGACCCGGTCATGTGCTGGTCATGGACGCCCGCCGGGACACCTCCGCCGGCACGCTCGGCGACATCCTCGCCCTGCGCGCCCAGCAGCGCGGCGCGGCCGGGGTGGTCACCGACGGAGGCCTGCGCGACAGCGTCGCCGTCACCGAACTGGGGCTGCCCGTCTACCACGGCGGAGCCCACCCCTCCGTCCTCGGCCGCCGCCATGTGCCGTGGGACACGGGAGTGCCGATCGCCTGTGGCGGAGCCCTCGTACAGCCCGGCGACCTGCTGGTGGGAGACGCGGACGGCGTGGTCGTCGTGCCGCCCGACCTGGCCGAGGACCTGATCACCGACTGCCGGGAGCAGGAACAGAAGGAGCGCTTCATCACCGAGCAGGTGCGTGCCGGACACGGCATCGACGGCCTGTATCCCCTCGGTCCCGACTGGCACGAGATGTACGAGCGGTGGCGCAAGCAGCACAGCACGCAAGGAGAGCCCACATGA
- the hpaE gene encoding 5-carboxymethyl-2-hydroxymuconate semialdehyde dehydrogenase produces MSTTPEHLPSTPEHLPAVIPHWIGGAFVDAADGRTFDVADPVSNTAYAQAARGSAADVDRAVTAARVAFPEWAGLSNRARAGVLYRIADAVEARHDRLAAFESYDSGLPITQARGQARRAAENFRYFADVIVALGEEAFRQGDDQFSYVVRTPVGVAGLITPWNTPFMLESWKLAPALASGCTLILKPAEWTPLSASLWPEIFEEAGVPAGVVNIVHGIGEEAGQALVDHPDVPLISFTGSSDTGRHIIRSSAEHLKTVSMELGGKSPVVVFADADLEAALDSVVFGVFSLNGERCTAGSRVLVERPLYEEFTRRLAERAANVRVGLPSDPATEVGALVHPEHYERVLNYVEIGRKEARLVAGGSRPEHLADGNYLQPTVFADVERDARIFQEEIFGPVVAVAPFDDETEAVELANATQFGLAAYVWTSDLKRGHRIAHAVESGMVWINSHNVRDLRTPFGGVKASGVGREGGAHSIDFYTESKIVHVALAEVHTPRFGATS; encoded by the coding sequence GTGAGCACCACCCCTGAGCACCTTCCCTCCACCCCTGAGCACCTTCCCGCCGTGATCCCGCACTGGATCGGCGGTGCCTTCGTCGACGCCGCGGACGGACGCACCTTCGACGTCGCCGACCCGGTCTCCAACACGGCCTACGCGCAGGCCGCGCGTGGCTCCGCGGCCGACGTGGACCGGGCGGTGACGGCCGCCCGGGTCGCGTTCCCGGAGTGGGCCGGGCTGTCCAACCGGGCACGCGCGGGTGTCCTGTACCGGATCGCCGACGCCGTCGAGGCCCGTCATGACCGGCTCGCCGCCTTCGAGTCGTACGACTCCGGGCTGCCGATCACGCAGGCCCGCGGCCAGGCGCGGCGCGCCGCCGAGAACTTCCGCTACTTCGCGGATGTCATCGTGGCCCTCGGCGAGGAGGCGTTCCGGCAGGGCGACGACCAGTTCAGCTATGTGGTGCGCACACCGGTGGGGGTCGCCGGGCTGATCACTCCCTGGAACACGCCGTTCATGCTGGAGAGCTGGAAGCTGGCACCCGCGCTGGCGTCCGGCTGCACGCTGATCCTGAAGCCGGCCGAGTGGACCCCGCTGTCCGCGTCGCTGTGGCCGGAGATCTTCGAAGAGGCAGGCGTGCCCGCCGGGGTGGTGAACATCGTCCACGGCATCGGCGAGGAGGCCGGCCAGGCCCTCGTCGACCACCCGGACGTGCCGCTGATCTCCTTCACCGGCTCCTCCGACACAGGTCGGCACATCATCCGGTCCTCCGCCGAGCACCTGAAGACGGTGTCGATGGAGCTGGGCGGCAAGTCCCCGGTCGTCGTCTTCGCCGACGCCGACCTGGAGGCCGCGCTGGACTCGGTGGTCTTCGGCGTGTTCTCCCTCAACGGGGAGCGCTGTACGGCCGGTTCACGCGTACTCGTCGAGCGCCCGCTGTACGAGGAGTTCACCCGGCGACTGGCGGAGCGGGCCGCGAACGTACGGGTCGGGCTTCCGTCCGACCCGGCCACCGAGGTCGGCGCACTGGTACACCCCGAACACTACGAGCGCGTCCTGAACTACGTGGAGATCGGCCGGAAGGAGGCCCGACTGGTCGCCGGCGGCAGCCGCCCCGAGCACCTCGCGGACGGCAACTACCTCCAGCCCACCGTCTTCGCCGACGTCGAACGCGACGCCCGTATCTTCCAGGAGGAGATCTTCGGCCCGGTCGTGGCCGTCGCTCCCTTCGACGACGAGACCGAGGCCGTGGAACTCGCGAACGCCACGCAGTTCGGTCTGGCCGCCTACGTCTGGACCTCGGACCTCAAGCGCGGCCACCGCATCGCGCACGCGGTCGAGTCCGGCATGGTCTGGATCAACTCCCACAACGTCCGTGACCTGCGCACCCCCTTCGGCGGGGTCAAGGCCTCCGGCGTCGGCCGCGAGGGCGGCGCCCACAGCATCGACTTCTACACCGAATCGAAGATCGTCCACGTCGCCCTCGCCGAGGTGCACACCCCCCGCTTCGGAGCCACCTCATGA